The Streptomyces spinoverrucosus genomic interval CGCCGGTCCGGTCGACTGTCTCACCCCCACCGGGTGAGGCCGCTCGGCGCCGACGTGCACAGCCTGAGATCAGCGGGCAAGCGCCCGTCGGGCCCTGCTCCGAACCCCGTCGGGCCCTGCTCCGAAGGGAGATGACAGATGAGTGCTCAGATGTATCTCGCCTACGACTATCCGCTGCTGAGCATGTTCTGGACCCTGCTCTGGTTCTTCCTGTGGATCATGTGGTTCATCCTGCTCTTCCGCATCATCGGCGACATCTTCCGGGACGACAGTCTCAGCGGCTGGGGCAAGACGGGCTGGGTGCTGCTCGTCATCGTGCTGCCGTTCCTCGGCGTGTTCATCTACCTCATCGCCCGGGGCAAGGAGATGGGCCGCCGGGAGGTGTCCCACGCCCGGGCGCAGCAGGAGGTCTTCGACGCCTACATCCGTGAGACGGCAGGCGGCACCGGCCGTTCCAGCAGCGCCGACGAACTCGCCAAGCTGTCCGAGATCCGCGCCCGCGGTGACATCACGGACGAGGAGTTCCGCCGCGCGAAGGAACTCGTCCTGAGCGACTACGGCCCGCCGGCTCGTCCCGGCGCCGCCACTGATCCCAACCGCCACTGAGTGCAGGACCTGAGAACGAGGCACGAACATGACCGCCACACACCCGCCCCGAACACATACGGCACGGCACGAGTGGGCCGCGGGCCTGATGGTCTTCGGCGCCATCATGCTCATGCTGGCCGGAGTGCTCGCCATCTTCCGCGGCATCATGGCCATCGCCGAGGACGACGTCTTCGTCACCACACCCAACTACGTCTTCGAGTTCGACCTCACCGGCTGGGGCTGGATCCATCTCGTCCTCGGCGCGGTCGCCGTGCTCGTCAGCGTGGGGCTGTTCCAGGCGGCGACGTGGGCGCGCGTCGCCGGCGTGGCGATCGCCGGGCTCATCATCATCGCCAACTTCCTCTCGCTGCCGTACTACCCGGTGTGGTCGGTGCTCATGATCGCGTTCTCCGGGTTCATCATCCGGGCCCTGTGCGTGGCACGGAAGGAAGACCTGGGCGGCTCGTTCGACAGCGCGCCGCGTGATATGTGAGGACCGACAACTCCACATCGACCTCCGGTGGTTACGGGGAACCGGCCCCGCCGCCCCGACAGCCCGCAAGGCGCACGCGAGGGGGCGGACGGCGCAGAGGCGGGAGCAGGCGGCGGGCGTGTGTGCGCCCTGTTATGGCGTTCCGCCGTGCGCCTACAGTGTGGCGCCCCGGTCCGCGCCGGGCGTTCGGCACGGCTCAGCCCCGCAGCGGCGGCCGCCGACGACCGCCCGCGCGACCGACACCACCTTGTGAGTTCGCTCGGGCCGCGCGACCGAGGGTGCGCGGCACCGTTGCGCGTCGAGAACCGCTGGAGGTCGACGTGTCCCGACCGTGCATCGCCCTGATCACCGACCCCACCTCGCCCGAGGGCTGCGCCGAGTTCCTCGCCCGGGCGGTGGAACTGCTCACCGGCGCCGCGCCGGTCCCCATCGACTCCCGGCACTTCGCGACCGGCGGCACCGGGCGCGGCCTCCCGGCCGGGGACGGCTTACGGCTGCACGTCCCCGACGAGCAACTGGACCTCGTACCCGACGTCGTCGTGCTCTACGAGATCCCCCCGCACCACCGCCACGAACTCGCCGCCTTCCAGCGCCTCCTGGAACACCACGACGTGGTGACCCTCGCCACCGGCGTCGCCGCCTGGCGCACCGCCACCGAGAAGGACCTCACCGTCGAGCGCTTCCGGCGGGACGGCATCGCGCACATGGAGACCGTCGTGCTGTCCCGGCCCGCCGTCGCCGAGGCACTGGCCGCCTTCGACAAGCTCGGCCGGGACACCTGGGCCAGGCCCGTCATCGGCACCGGCGGCGGCGACACCTTCCACGTCACCACCGAGGACGGCGTTGAGCGGGCCACCGCCTTCTACGCCGAACGCGGCACCGACTGGCTGCTGTCCCGGGACGCCGGCAACGTCACCGCCGACGGCTCCCGCCACCAGTTCCGCGTCTTCGTCCTCGGCGGCCGGGTCATCCACGCCCGTGAACACCTCCAGCCCGAGCCCGACACCCCCTGCAACACCTGCCAGGGCGCCACACCCGTCCCCATCGCCCCGCCCGACCTGCCGCCGCGCCTCGCCCAGCTGGCGATCGCGGCCACCGCGTCGGTCGGGCTGCCCTTCGCCGGCGTCGACCTCGCCATCGAGAACGGCGGAGTCGTCTTCGAGGTGAACGTGCAGCCCGCCTTCGTCGACGGCGAGGTCGAGACGGTCGCCGTGCCGTACATCGAGGCCCATCTCAACGCCCTGGCGGCGGCGCGCAGGGCGCGCCCGGTACGGCGGTTGCCCGCGTGAGGATCCTCACGCCTGGGTTACGAAACGCTCAACCACTGGTATCGGTGGGGTGATGCGGTGACGATGGAGACATGACTCTGGCCCAGCGCGCCCTGGAGCAACTGCAGGCCTGGCCCGACCTCACGGCGGGACCGGCCAGTTGCGGCACGGGGCGGGCAGTTCGCTCCGCCCGCAGCGAGATCGCCCACTTCCACACGGCCCACGACGTGGACCTGCACCTGACCAGCCGGGCCATCCGGCGGTTCGCCCAGGACCTCACCGTCTCCACGGCGATCCGACTGGTGCCCGGCTCCCGGTGGGTGACCGTCCACCTCGACTGCGACACGGACGTCGACCTGCTGCTGAGCCTGGTGAGCGTGGCCCTGCAGGCCCACCAGGACGAGCCCCCGGCGGAGCCCGCCCCGCCCGGCGGCTGCAACTTCCACCGGGTCACGGTGCTGCGCCCCGACCCGGCCGGCGTGGCACCCTTGGCCCCGTAGGGCCGCTCCGGCGCGGTTCCCGCTCGTCACCGGCGTGGGCCGCACCCCCCGGCAGGGCGTCGGGGAGAGACTGCTTCCGCACGGGTGCCGAGCGAGCCGTACCGGAACTCGGCGAGCCGCCTGCGGCGGGAGGAGCACCGAGGTGACGGGCTGGACCTGGGAGTACGAGGGCTACGAGCCGGCCGACGAGCGGCTGCGCGAGTCGCTGTGCACGCTCGGCAACGGTTACTTCGCCACCCGCGGCGCACTGCCGGAGTGCTCCGCGGACGACGTGCACTACCCCGGGACCTATGTGGCCGGCTGCTACAACCGGCTCACCTCCGACGTGGCCGGCCGCAGGGTCGAGAACGAGGACATGGTCAACATGCCCAACTGGCTGCCGCTGCGCTTCCGGCTGCGCGGCCGCCCCTGGCTCACCCCCGACACCGCGACCGTCCTCGAACACCGCCTGGTGCTGCACCTGTCCTCGGGCGTGCTGGAGCGGCTGACCAGCTACGCGCTGGGCAACGGGCGGGCGCTGACGGTACGCCAGCAGCGGCTGGTGCACATGGCCGACCCGCACCTGGCGGCGCTGCGCACCGAGTTCACCGCCGACGGCTTCTCCGGCGAACTGCACGTCGAGGCCGCCCTCGACGGCGGCGTCACCAACGCCGGAGTGGAGCGCTACCGGGACCTGGACGGCCATCACCTCACCCACGAGCACGCGGGAACCGCCGAGCACGACACGGTGTGGCTGCGCTGCCGCACCCGCACCTCCGACATCCGCGTCGGCATGGCGTCCCGCCTCACCGCCGACGCGCCCGTCACCATCCGGCACGCCCGCCCCCGCACCACCCAGCGCACCCGGCTGCAGCTGGTGCCCGGCCGCTCCGCCACCGTCGACAAGACCGTCGCCGTGCACACCTCGCGCGACCCCGCGATCAGCGACCCGCTGTACGCCGCCGTCGCCCGCGTCGGCCGCGCCCCCGGCTTTGACGAGCTGCTGCGCAGCCACCGCACCGCCTGGGCCCAGCTGTGGCGCCGCTCCGACCTCGACGTCGCCGGAGAGGCCGGCAGCATCCTGCGGCTGCACCTGTTCCACGTGCTGCAGACGCTCTCCCCGCACACCGCCGACCTCGACGTCGGCGTACCCGCCCGTGGACTGCACGGGGAGGCCTACCGCGGCCATGTCTTCTGGGACGAGCTGTTCGTCCTGCCCTTCCTCAACATGCACTTCCCCGAGGTCTCCCGGGCCCTGCTGCGCTACCGCCACCGCCGCCTCGAACAGGCCTGCACCGCCGCCCTGCACGCCGGCCGCCGGGGCGCGATGTACCCCTGGCAGAGCGGCAGCGACGGCCGTGAGGAGACCCAGCAGCTGCACCTCAACCCGCGCTCGGGCCGCTGGCTGCCGGACCACTCCCACCTCCAGCACCACGTCGGCTCGGCGATCGCGTACAACGTGTGGCAGTACTGCGAGGCCAGCGGCGACACCGAGTTCCGGCACACCAAGGCCGCCGAGATGCTGCTCCAGATCGCCCGCTTCTGGGCCGACGCGGCCAGGTACGACGAGGCCCTCGGCCGGTACCGCATCCGGGGCGTGGTCGGCCCCGACGAGTACCACGACGCCTACCCCGGCGCCCAGCAGCCCGGCCTGAACGACAACGCCTACACCAACGTCACCGCCTCCTGGGTGCTCTCCCGCACCCTGGAGCTGCTGCACGGCCTGCCCGAGCCGCGGCGCCGCGAACTTGCCGAGCGCACCGGCCTGGACGACGACGAACTCGGCCAGTGGGAGGAGACCTCCCGCACCCTGCACGTGCCCTTCCACGAGGGCGTCATCAGCCAGTTCGACGGCTACGGCGACCTCGCCGAACTCGACTGGCACCGCTACCGGCAGGAGTACGGAGACATCCGCCGACTGGACCGGATCCTGGAGGCCGAGGGCGACACTGTCAACCGCTATCAGGCCTCCAAGCAGGCCGACGTCCTGATGCTCGGCTACCTGTTCTCACCGGCCGAACTACAGGGCCTGTTCGCCCGATTGGGGCTGCGGCTGGACGAGGAGACCTGGCGGCGCACCGTCGACTACTACCTCCATCGCACCAGCCACGGCTCCACCCTCAGCGGCCTGGTGCACGGCTGGATCCTCACCCGGGCCCGGCGCGCCGAGGCCTGGCAGTTCGTGCAGGAGGCGCTGCGCGGCGACATCGCCGACGTGCAGGGCGGCACCACAGGCGAGGGCATCCACCTCGGCGCCATGGCCGGCACCCTCGACCTCGTCCAGCGCGGCCTCACCGGCCTGGAGACCCGGGACGGCGCCCTCTGGCTGGACCCGGTCCCGCTGCCGGAGCTGTCCTCGTACGGCTTCTCCCTGCGCTACCAGGGCAACTGGGGGGTCCGCCTGCGCCTGCGCCACGGCCGCATGGAGATCACCGTGCCGTCGTCCGACGAGACCCCCATCGACGTCCGCCTGCCGGACCGGGCCGTGCGCCTGGAGCCGGGGGAGACGGGGCGACTGGTGCTGCCCGAGTGAGCGGCCCGAACGTACCTCCGCGCGCGGGATGTGACCGAGGAGTGGCATCGTCGAAACCGACGGTCCGAACTGAGCAGCGATCACCGTATCGATCAGGAAGTTGACGCATGAGCGACACACTCACCGTGAGTGTCCTGGGCACCGGCATCATGGGCGCCGCGATGGCCCGCAACCTCGCCCGCGCCGGACACACCGTCCGCGCCTGGAACCGAAGCCGCGACAAGGCCGAGCCGCTCGCCACCGACGGCGTACACATCGCCGGCACGCCGGCCGAGGCCGTCGAGGGCTCCGACGTCGTCCTCACCATGCTCTACGACGGGCCCGCCGCCATGGACGTCATGCGCCGGGCCGCGCCCGCCCTGCGCCCCGGCACCGCCTGGGCCCAGTCGACGACCGCGGGCCTGGACTCGGTCGCCGAACTGGCCGCCTTCGCCGAGGAACAGGGCCTGGTCTTCTACGACGCTCCCGTGCTCGGCACCCGCCAGCCCGCCGAGGCCGGACAACTGCTCGTGCTCGCCGCCGGTCCGAGCCGGGGCCGGGAAGCGGTCACGCCCGTCTTCGACGCGGTCGGCAACCGCACGGTGTGGACCGGCGAGGACGGGGCCGCCGGCACCGCGACCCGGCTGAAGCTGGTCGCCAACAGCTGGGTCCTCGCCGCCACCAACGCGGCCGGTGAGGCCCTCGCCCTGGCGCAGGCGCTCGGGGCGGACCCGCAGAGCTTCTTCGACGCCATCGCCGGCGGCCCCCTCGACATGGGCTACCTGCACGTCAAGAGCGGGCTCATCCTCGACGGCCGGCTCTCCCCGCCCCAGTTCGCGGTGACCACGGCCGCGAAGGACGCCCGGCTGATCGTCGAGGCGGGCGAGCACCACGGCGTACGGCTCGACGTCGCCGCCGCGGGCGCCCAGCGGCTGGCCCGGGCGGCCGCGCAGGGCCACGGCGACGAGGACATGGCCGCCGCGTACTTCGCCAGCTTCGACGAGACTCCGCCCGCCTGACCCCCTGCACCGCGACCCAGGAGACATCCCCATGTCCAAGCCCCCGCTTCCGCCCGAGGCCGACGCACTGCTGGCCCGCCCCAACCCCTGCGTGATGGCCACGCTGCGCCCCGACGGCACGCCCGTCTCCACGCCCACCTGGTACCTGTGGGAGGACGGGCGCGTGCTGATCAGCCTGGACGAGGGCCGGGTCCGGCTGAAGCACCTGCGGCGCGACCCGCGCGTCACCCTGACCGTCCTGGACGAGGACGACTGGTACACCCACGCCACCCTCATCGGGCGCGTCACGAAGATGTACGACGACAAGGATCTGGCCGACATCGACCGGCTCGCCCAGCAGTACACCGGCAACCCCTACCCGCAACGGGGGCGCGCCCGGGTCAGCGCCTGGATCGAGGTCGAGCGCTGGCACGGCTGGGGCGCCCTGAAGGACAGCGACCAGTCCTCCACCTGAACCGGCGCTGACGTAGGCTCCGAGGCATGCGCATCTCCGTTTCCTCGGACATGGACGAACCCGTCGCCCGCCTGCTCGTCACGGAACTGCGCGACCGCGGCCACGAGGTGCTCACCCATGGCGCGCTGCGCACCGGTGACGACCCGCAGTGGGCGGCGTGCTCGTCGGCGGCCGCCCGGGACGTGGCCGACGGCACGTCGGCGATGGCGGTCGTGTGCTGCTGGACCGGCACCGGCGCGTCAATCGCCGCGAACAAGGTGCCGGGCGTACGGGCGGCCCTGTGCGCCGACGCCTACACGGCCGACGGCGCCCGCCGCTGGAACGACGCCAACGTGCTGGCGCTGAGCCTGCGGCTGACCTCCGAGCCGGTCCTGAAGGAGATCCTCGACGCCTGGTTCGCGGGGGAGGCCAGCGAGGACCCCGAGGATCGCGGCAACGTGACCCGCATCGAACAGCTGGACGACAGTCGGGCCATGCCCTGAGGGCGACACCGGGGCTCAGTGTGCGCCGAGCCCACCGCCGCCGAACGAACCCGTGGTGCCCTTGCCCCAGCGGGGCCGGTCCTTCGACGCGCTCGGCCGGGTCCGCATGTTGGTCAGCTCGTACGGCGTGAGCGGGCGACCGCCCTTGGGGATCCTGGGCACCTCGTCGGGCTCCCGGTTCTCCCTGACCTCGTGCACCGCGCCGCCGGGCGGCAGGTGCGGCTGATCCTCGGGGCGCGGGCGCGGCGGTTCACCGAGCTTGATGCGGTTGCCCATCCAGAAGCTCCCCCACAGCACCACGAGAACGGCGACGGCGACCACGATCGGTATGAGCAGGAGCAGTCCGCTCGGCGCGGCCAGCTGCATGGATGCGGTGTTCATAATCGGACGAATACCCCCTAAATCGACAGTGAACCGGGTTGCTCGTCGCGGGCGGCGCGCGTCCTGGACCGGTTGGCCTTGCGGATCGAGTCGAGCATTCCGGGTGCCCGCGAGCGATGGCGGAAAACGGACCGTACCCTTCCTCTCCGGGGTTTGACGGGGGCTGCCATGGCTACCCGCGCGGTGTGACTTCGACGAGTTCGCAGCAGGACGTCTTCCGGTTCCTGGAAGACCGCTTCGCCTGCGCGCAGGCGTGCACGGAATGTGCGCGGGCGTGCGCGCTGCGCGCGAGCCTGGTCGATCCGGACGGAACCGAGGACCAGGAGCTGCTGCGTCGCAAAGGGATCATGTGTGCGGAGGTCTGCGACGCGACCTGTCGGATGCTGTCCGAGCAGACCCTCGTCGAGGAGGACGGACTGCGCGTCCAGCTGGAGTGGTGCCGCACCGTGTGCCTGGAGTCCGCGCACATCTTCGACGGCCACCCCGGCGCCGAGGACGCCGCGGGGGCCTGCCGTGCCTCCGCCCGGGCCTGCACGGAATTCCTGGGGACGCTGGGCTGAGCCACCGGCACTGCGCCGGGCTGACCCGCGCGCGACTTCCGCCACCGCCGCCATTCCCAATTTCTGGAACACGTTCTACGGTGTGCGCCGTCAGGCAGGACCGGCCCTGGGGAGCCTGGAGGCGCCGTGCACCTCGAATACACGCCCGAGCAGCAGCGGCTGCGCACCGAACTGCGCGCCTACTTCGCCGAGTTGGTGCCGAACGACGCCCATCAGCGGCACGCCGAACCGGCCGCGCAGAAGCGGTTCTACCGCGACACCATCCGGCGGCTCGGCGCCGACGGCCGGCTCGGCGTGGGCTGGCCCGAGGAGTACGGCGGGCGCGGGCTGACCGCGATGGAGCAGTTCATCTTCTTCGACGAGGCCGCCCAGGCCGGCGTACCGCTGCCGCTGATGGCGCTGAACACCGTCGGCCCGACGATCATGCAGTACGGCACCGAGGAGCAGAAGGCGTACTTCCTGCCGCGCATCCTCTCCGGCGAGATCGACTTCGCGATCGGCTACAGCGAGCCCGACGCGGGCACCGACCTGGCCTCCCTCAAGACCCGCGCAGTGCGGGAGGGCGACGAGTACGTCGTCAACGGCCACAAGATCTGGACCACCAACGGCGACACCGCCGACTGGGTCTGGCTGGCCGTGCGCACCGACCCCGACGCCCCACCGCACCGGGGCATCACCATGCTCCTGGTGCCGACCTCCGACCCCGGCTACTCCTGCACCCTCATCAACACCCTCGCCGGGCACGACACCACCGCAAGCTACTACGAGAACATCCGCGTCCCCGTCTCCCGCCGGGTCGGCGAGGAGAACCAGGGCTGGCGGCTGATCACCAACCAGCTCAACCACGAACGCGTCACCCTCGCCGCGCACGGCACCATGGCGATCCGCGCCCTGCACGACGTCCGGCGCTGGGCGAGCCGCACCAAGCTGACCGACGGCCGCCGCGTCATCGACCTGCCCTGGGTACGCCGCCGCCTCGCGCAGACCCACACCCGCCTGGACGCCCTGAAACTCCTCAACTGGCAGATGGTCAGCGCCGTCCAGCACGGCACGCTCACCCCGCAGGACGCCTCCGCCGTCAAGGTCTACGGCTCCGAGGCGCGCCGCGACGCCTACGCCTGGCTCATGGAAGTCGTGGGCGCGACGGGCGCGTTGCAGGAGGGCTCGGCCGGTGCGGTGCTGCACGGCGAACTGGAGCGCGGCTACCGCTCCGCGGTGATCTTCACCTTCGGCGGCGGCAACAACGAGATCCAGCGCGAGATCATCTCGTGGATCGGCCTGGGCATGCCCCGGGTGCGGCGTTAGCCTGCCCGCATGGCAGGTGATCCGGGGCTGTTCACCCCACGGTCCGTGACCTGGCAGCTGCACGGCGACCCGATGATGTGGGTCGCCGGCATCCGCGCGCTGCACCTCCAGGCCCTGCACCCGCGCGCGGTGCGCGGCGTGATGCAGAACAGCGACTTCCGGCGCGACGCCTGGGGCCGGCTGATGCGCACCGCGAACTTCGTCGGCACCACGACGTACGGCACCACCGAGGCCGCCGAGCGCGCGGGCGCCCGCGTCCGCAAGATCCACAGCATGCTGCGGGCCACCGACCCGCAGACCGGCGAGGAGTACCGGATCGACGATCCCGACCTGCTGCTGTGGGTGCACTGCGCCGAGATCGACTCCTATCTGCACGTGCTGCGCCGCTCCGGCTACCCGCTCACCGACGCCCAGGCCGACCGCTACGTACGCGAACAGCGCACCAGCGCCCGCCTGGTCGGCCTCGACCCGGACGCCGTACCCGCCGACCGGGCCGAACTGGCCGCCTACTTCGAGAAGGTACGGCCGGAACTCGACGCCGGACCCGAGGCCAGGGACGTCGACGACTTCCTGCGCCGCCCGCCGACACCCCCGGCGCTGGCCCCCCTGCGCGAGCTGCTGTGGCGCCGGGTCGCCGCCTTGTCGTACGCCTCCCTGCCGTCGTACGCCCACGACTTGTACGGCCGTCCCGCGCCCGAACCCGACGTCGTCACCCGCCGCCTGCGCCGCACCGGCGCTGTCCTGCGGGCCGTCCCCGCACATGTGCGCCGGCAACTTCCGCCCAAGCACATCCTGCGCGCGATGGCCCGACTCGGTCCGGCCGCCCGCCCGGCACCGTACAAACTCGAACCGTAGGTCGCCATACTGGACGGGCCAGGGGAGGGCGCGGTTCACAGCGACGGGGGCGACGGCACGCGATGGGCGAGACCAGGCTGATCCAGGGCCGGTACCGGCTGCTGGACCTGATCGGGCGCGGCGGCATGGGCGAGGTGTGGCGGGCCCGCGACGAGTCGCTCGGCCGGCACGTCGCCGTGAAGTGCCTCAGGCCCCTCGGCCCGCACCACGACCAGTCCTTCACCCGCGTGCTGCGGGAAAGGTTTCGCCGCGAGGCCCGGGTGGCCGCCGCGCTGCAGCACCGCGGGGTGACCGTCGTCCACGACTTCGGCGAGTCCGACGGGGTGCTGTTCCTGGTGATGGAGCTGCTCCAGGGCCGCAACCTCAGTCAGGTGCTGGAGGACAACAAGCACCATCCGCTGCCGGTCCCGGACATAGTCGACATCGCCGAGCAGGTCTCCGCGGCCCTCGCCTACACCCACCGGCAGGGCATCGTGCACCGGGACCTGAAGCCCGCCAACATCGTGCGGCTGACC includes:
- a CDS encoding SHOCT domain-containing protein, with translation MSAQMYLAYDYPLLSMFWTLLWFFLWIMWFILLFRIIGDIFRDDSLSGWGKTGWVLLVIVLPFLGVFIYLIARGKEMGRREVSHARAQQEVFDAYIRETAGGTGRSSSADELAKLSEIRARGDITDEEFRRAKELVLSDYGPPARPGAATDPNRH
- a CDS encoding acyl-CoA dehydrogenase family protein, producing MHLEYTPEQQRLRTELRAYFAELVPNDAHQRHAEPAAQKRFYRDTIRRLGADGRLGVGWPEEYGGRGLTAMEQFIFFDEAAQAGVPLPLMALNTVGPTIMQYGTEEQKAYFLPRILSGEIDFAIGYSEPDAGTDLASLKTRAVREGDEYVVNGHKIWTTNGDTADWVWLAVRTDPDAPPHRGITMLLVPTSDPGYSCTLINTLAGHDTTASYYENIRVPVSRRVGEENQGWRLITNQLNHERVTLAAHGTMAIRALHDVRRWASRTKLTDGRRVIDLPWVRRRLAQTHTRLDALKLLNWQMVSAVQHGTLTPQDASAVKVYGSEARRDAYAWLMEVVGATGALQEGSAGAVLHGELERGYRSAVIFTFGGGNNEIQREIISWIGLGMPRVRR
- a CDS encoding luciferase domain-containing protein, which encodes MTLAQRALEQLQAWPDLTAGPASCGTGRAVRSARSEIAHFHTAHDVDLHLTSRAIRRFAQDLTVSTAIRLVPGSRWVTVHLDCDTDVDLLLSLVSVALQAHQDEPPAEPAPPGGCNFHRVTVLRPDPAGVAPLAP
- a CDS encoding ferredoxin, which gives rise to MTSTSSQQDVFRFLEDRFACAQACTECARACALRASLVDPDGTEDQELLRRKGIMCAEVCDATCRMLSEQTLVEEDGLRVQLEWCRTVCLESAHIFDGHPGAEDAAGACRASARACTEFLGTLG
- a CDS encoding NAD(P)-dependent oxidoreductase encodes the protein MSDTLTVSVLGTGIMGAAMARNLARAGHTVRAWNRSRDKAEPLATDGVHIAGTPAEAVEGSDVVLTMLYDGPAAMDVMRRAAPALRPGTAWAQSTTAGLDSVAELAAFAEEQGLVFYDAPVLGTRQPAEAGQLLVLAAGPSRGREAVTPVFDAVGNRTVWTGEDGAAGTATRLKLVANSWVLAATNAAGEALALAQALGADPQSFFDAIAGGPLDMGYLHVKSGLILDGRLSPPQFAVTTAAKDARLIVEAGEHHGVRLDVAAAGAQRLARAAAQGHGDEDMAAAYFASFDETPPA
- a CDS encoding DUF7144 family membrane protein, whose product is MTATHPPRTHTARHEWAAGLMVFGAIMLMLAGVLAIFRGIMAIAEDDVFVTTPNYVFEFDLTGWGWIHLVLGAVAVLVSVGLFQAATWARVAGVAIAGLIIIANFLSLPYYPVWSVLMIAFSGFIIRALCVARKEDLGGSFDSAPRDM
- a CDS encoding oxygenase MpaB family protein produces the protein MAGDPGLFTPRSVTWQLHGDPMMWVAGIRALHLQALHPRAVRGVMQNSDFRRDAWGRLMRTANFVGTTTYGTTEAAERAGARVRKIHSMLRATDPQTGEEYRIDDPDLLLWVHCAEIDSYLHVLRRSGYPLTDAQADRYVREQRTSARLVGLDPDAVPADRAELAAYFEKVRPELDAGPEARDVDDFLRRPPTPPALAPLRELLWRRVAALSYASLPSYAHDLYGRPAPEPDVVTRRLRRTGAVLRAVPAHVRRQLPPKHILRAMARLGPAARPAPYKLEP
- a CDS encoding RpiB/LacA/LacB family sugar-phosphate isomerase, with amino-acid sequence MRISVSSDMDEPVARLLVTELRDRGHEVLTHGALRTGDDPQWAACSSAAARDVADGTSAMAVVCCWTGTGASIAANKVPGVRAALCADAYTADGARRWNDANVLALSLRLTSEPVLKEILDAWFAGEASEDPEDRGNVTRIEQLDDSRAMP
- a CDS encoding PPOX class F420-dependent oxidoreductase, whose amino-acid sequence is MSKPPLPPEADALLARPNPCVMATLRPDGTPVSTPTWYLWEDGRVLISLDEGRVRLKHLRRDPRVTLTVLDEDDWYTHATLIGRVTKMYDDKDLADIDRLAQQYTGNPYPQRGRARVSAWIEVERWHGWGALKDSDQSST
- a CDS encoding ATP-grasp domain-containing protein yields the protein MSRPCIALITDPTSPEGCAEFLARAVELLTGAAPVPIDSRHFATGGTGRGLPAGDGLRLHVPDEQLDLVPDVVVLYEIPPHHRHELAAFQRLLEHHDVVTLATGVAAWRTATEKDLTVERFRRDGIAHMETVVLSRPAVAEALAAFDKLGRDTWARPVIGTGGGDTFHVTTEDGVERATAFYAERGTDWLLSRDAGNVTADGSRHQFRVFVLGGRVIHAREHLQPEPDTPCNTCQGATPVPIAPPDLPPRLAQLAIAATASVGLPFAGVDLAIENGGVVFEVNVQPAFVDGEVETVAVPYIEAHLNALAAARRARPVRRLPA
- a CDS encoding glycoside hydrolase family 65 protein, coding for MTGWTWEYEGYEPADERLRESLCTLGNGYFATRGALPECSADDVHYPGTYVAGCYNRLTSDVAGRRVENEDMVNMPNWLPLRFRLRGRPWLTPDTATVLEHRLVLHLSSGVLERLTSYALGNGRALTVRQQRLVHMADPHLAALRTEFTADGFSGELHVEAALDGGVTNAGVERYRDLDGHHLTHEHAGTAEHDTVWLRCRTRTSDIRVGMASRLTADAPVTIRHARPRTTQRTRLQLVPGRSATVDKTVAVHTSRDPAISDPLYAAVARVGRAPGFDELLRSHRTAWAQLWRRSDLDVAGEAGSILRLHLFHVLQTLSPHTADLDVGVPARGLHGEAYRGHVFWDELFVLPFLNMHFPEVSRALLRYRHRRLEQACTAALHAGRRGAMYPWQSGSDGREETQQLHLNPRSGRWLPDHSHLQHHVGSAIAYNVWQYCEASGDTEFRHTKAAEMLLQIARFWADAARYDEALGRYRIRGVVGPDEYHDAYPGAQQPGLNDNAYTNVTASWVLSRTLELLHGLPEPRRRELAERTGLDDDELGQWEETSRTLHVPFHEGVISQFDGYGDLAELDWHRYRQEYGDIRRLDRILEAEGDTVNRYQASKQADVLMLGYLFSPAELQGLFARLGLRLDEETWRRTVDYYLHRTSHGSTLSGLVHGWILTRARRAEAWQFVQEALRGDIADVQGGTTGEGIHLGAMAGTLDLVQRGLTGLETRDGALWLDPVPLPELSSYGFSLRYQGNWGVRLRLRHGRMEITVPSSDETPIDVRLPDRAVRLEPGETGRLVLPE
- a CDS encoding DUF6479 family protein — translated: MNTASMQLAAPSGLLLLIPIVVAVAVLVVLWGSFWMGNRIKLGEPPRPRPEDQPHLPPGGAVHEVRENREPDEVPRIPKGGRPLTPYELTNMRTRPSASKDRPRWGKGTTGSFGGGGLGAH